A window of [Ruminococcus] lactaris ATCC 29176 genomic DNA:
AAAAAATAGATATTTTTCTTTTATGTTTTGAAACCTAAAAATGAGTAACTTTAACAAACGTAAATCACTTGGATTTTCGTCAAGAAGCTCCTATGGTTTTATATAGCTGCATCTTTATGCAGCTGCTAAAGCAGGTCTTTGATACTGCTTACAGTGTTCTTCTGGTGACCGAAGCTCAAATGCCTTTTCATCACGAAGAACAGCAAATACGATGTTGCAGACTTTATGCATTACAGCACCGATTGCAACCATCTTAGGCTTTTGTCCAGACTTTAATTCGTAATACTTACGGAGGTATGGATTGATGCCCTCTCCATTACGTTTTGTACGAATGGAGGCGAGTGCTACTGCAAAGATAGCACGGCGCGCGATTCTGGAGCCACGTTTGCTCATATGTAACTGAGTGCCAACGAATTTTCCAGATTCATTTACTTCAGGATCTAATCCGAAGTAAGCAAAAAGTTGTTTTGGATTACGGAATGCTGAGAAATCACCTATTTCGCACATGATTGTTACAGCAGTCAGAAAGCCAACACCTGGGATTGTATTTAAAAGTTTAATCTGCTGAATAAACTTCTCGTTTTTATTGAATGTAATCAGCTGCCTAATACGATTCAGTATGGAATCCAAAGCAGAATCAAGCTTTTCAACAAGGTCCAAAGTTAAAAAGATATTGAAGTAGATACTGTCTATTTGACATCCAAATGTCTTTGCAGCATTAGCTGCAGCACAGAGTTTCTCATATCTTTCAGAAGCTTTGGCAAGACCTTTTCGTGAAGCTTTTGATATTTTTTCAATCATGGTCTTCTTATGACCACGAAGTATCTTGTCTGGAGTACCGTACTGGCGAAGAATCATTGTTGAGGTCTTGCCGGTAACATCACAGAAAACGTCAAGATACTGAGGAAACACGGTATGCAGGTCTCCTTTAAGTTTATTGATATGAGCAGAACGCTCATCAGTTAAATCGTAATACTTACGGGTAAGGCTACGCAGTTCAAGAACCAGCTTTGCTGGGAACTGGGAAACAGGAATATCTTTTGATAATCCTAGTTTGGCAATACCTTTAGAATCGATTTTATCATTTTTTACTTTTCTGATATTTCCATTCTTAGTAGAATGTGTAATAATAGGATTGATTATGGACGCGTTAAAACCACAATCAACAAGATAGCAGAAGAGCGGGAAATGATAAATCCCAGTGGATTCTAGAAAGGTGCGACTTTCTAAGGAATACAGCTCTTCTGCTTTTTTAATTTCAGAAACAGCTCGTTCCAAAGAATCCTTATTATTGTGAGTAATCTTGAAAGGTTTCAAGATCACTGTTTCGTCTGGCGCAAGAATTGTCATAAAGCTAAAAGCTGAACCGACATCAATGCCGACGGAAATATAGTTTTTGTTATGCATTATATGCTCCTTCCGATAGGGTTCCATAAAAAACAATGAATACACTACCTGGTGCGTTATACGGGTATAGCTTAATTGCTCCCAACCAGCCTAAAACATAAATTTTCATTGATGGAATGACAGTCTTAAGTTACGGGTATTACTGGACATAAGCCAGCTCCCTAGGAGAAAATCGTCCTTTTCCCTATCCAATGGAAAATAATACCTTATGTAACAGACATAGTCTAGGAGTGAATAATCATACAAAAATGTATGTAACTTATACACGTATCTATGGTTGGAGTGATTATGGAGGAGAATCCTCTTACCAACCAGGATATAGATTAGAGAATATGATGTGGATGACCTTATTGGTCTATGACTACATCATACCAGGAGAGAAGAAAATGCCAAAAACTAAAATTCAAAGTATTGTATTTACCGCAATGAGGGTATTCTGCATGTTTATGTTTCCCGACAGCACTTTTACTGCAAATATTTTTTGTAGGTCCATTTGTACGTCTGATGTTCAGAAATGCATCCAATGGAGACGTGATGGCGTGCCGGAGAGTGACGGACAGCAGGATTGCCAATATATTTGAGGACAGACTGGCGGATGTATGGGTCTGTCAGATGGAAAAATACAGAGAATATGACCGATTTATAAAATGTAGTAAATGCGAGCTGAAAGCGTGGTGCAGAGGTTGTCCGGCAGTAGCAAATGGAACGAATGGTGATTTTTACGGGGCAGATCCTCAGTGCTGGAAGATAAAAAATGAAAGAACGGGGGAGCGATTATCATGTTGATGGATCTGATAAAAAAATCTTTCATATAAAAAGCTCTCTCATATAAAAAATCCATCAATCGGACTATCTGCCGGATTGATGGATTTTTGTCGGGGATATTCCCCGATCATCATTCTGTAATTTATTTGAGCTCAACAATCTGAGTAAGATCAGTTATCATGTTCGTCTTCGAAAGGATCTTCATAATCCTCGTCCTCGTCGTCATCTTCATAGTAATAATCTCCGCCTCTGGAGGCAATACCAAGAATCAGTGAGATGACTGCGAAAGCAGCACTTACACCGGCAACAATCAGCAGTTCCAGTTCGCTTCCGCGTTTCAGGAATGCAAATCCGGCACTTGCCAGATAGAACAGCATTGGTGCAAGGAATGCAAAGATCGTATAACGATTCACCATGATGAAATACAGCAGAGCTGAAACCAGCATGCAGAGTGCCAAAATCACATAAACCATACCGGAAGTAGCAGAACCGTCTGAAGAGGTGCTGCTCAGTCCAAGTGTAAATCCTCTGTACATCAGATATCCGAAACCGAGAAGTGATAGGATACCAAGGATGATACGGGCAGGTCTGAATCTTGGTACATCATCATATTCGTACTCATCATCATCATACTCATCGTCGTACTGCTCTTTTTTCTTTGTATCTTTTACTTTCTTCTCATCAGGATCTTCGTCCTTTTTCTTCTTTTTGGCAAATTTGCTGTCAGGATCTGTCGCAAGCATCTCTTCATATCCTTTGCGTACTGCCTTTTCACGCTTTGTACGAACCTGCTCTGCAGGAATATTTCCATATTTCTGCTCATCAGAAGCTTTATTAGTATCAGAAGCTTCTTCAGGATGACGCTTCTTGACCGGTTTCTTTGCGGACGCCTTTTTCTCCCCTGGCGTCTTTGTGGAAAGCGGTTCTTCTGTAGAAGCAGGTCTGACTTTCTTTTTGACTGGTCTTTTTTCCGGTTTCTCGGAAATTTCAGCAGTTTCATCATTACTGATCGGTCTTGAAGCCTTCGGACGTACAGGTTTTCCTTCTGCGTCTGTCAGTCTGCGTCTTTTCGCAGGTTTTGCTCCGGCTTTCTTTTCGGTTTCCTTTACTTTTTCAGCGTCAGAGCCGGCAGCAGATCTTTTGACTGGAGGCTTTTTGGCAGCCGGGCTTTCTTCTGCTGCACCCTTCTTGGATACGGATGATTCAGCAGGTCTGACAGCGACTTTGCTTTCAGCTTTATCGACTGGCTTTGCTTCTGCCTGTTCAGCCTCTTTTTTTGCAGCTATTTTCCTGGCACGCTGCCTGTCGAGATTCCACTGCTTCTTACAGTCACGGCAGACTGCATATTCGTTGAAGATCGGATCTCCGGATTCCGTTGTGCCGACTTGTCTTTTCATACGCTCAAGTTCTTTACCACATGATGGACACTTCATATTAATTATGTACTCCTCTCCTTGTCAATGACAAAATTAATAACAGAAGTATTATAGCATTTTGTGTCAGTTTGGACAATGGAAAAATCAAAGATATAGATGGAAACTGTCGAGGAATGGAAAAAATAAAGTAGTAGACTTTACAAATTTAGTGTGCTAAAATGTAACAGTAATTAAACGAGGGTGAAAAGGAGATTGGTTTCATGAGCAAGAAAATAAGGACTGAGGCGGTTGATTATCTTTTTAATGCCATTTTAAGCCTTGAAAATAAAGAAGAATGTTATACTTTTTTTGAAGATATCTGTACGATCAACGAACTGCTTTCGCTTTCCCAGCGTTTTGAAGTGGCAAGGATGCTCAGAGAGCAAAAGACATATCTTGAGATAGCAGAGAAGACCGGAGCGTCTACAGCAACGATCAGCAGAGTCAACCGTTCACTGAACTACGGAAATGACGGATATGATATGGTCTTTGAGAGAATCGGACTTACAGAAAAGGAAGAAGATTCATCAACTGCAGAAGAATAGAAAGTGGAAAGATAGTTCGGAGAAAAGTATGAGCGGATCTTTGGCCGGGGATCTTCGGACGCAGAATACAAAAGACACGAACCTGTGGCTGCAACCATTGGAACGTGTCTTTTTTTAAATATCAGTCCTTCTTATTCTTAGAAGAAGGAGCTGCGATATCATCAATAATCCGTTCGATCATCATCTTTTTCAGATATACGTCGAAACTGAGATTACAGATAAAAGCAAACTTCTGGAGAGTATCCCTGTCTTCTCCGTCAGGAAGTTGGTCAAAAGCTTCTCCTGCCTTATCATAAGCGGAAGATACGCTGTCTTTCAGCGAGTCGAGCCGTTCTTTTTCCATGTGGCAGAGTTCTTCATAAATAGAGGAAAGTTCCATTGTATCATTTCCGGAGAAATATTTTTCCGTCAATGGCTTTAGTACCGTTTCGATATCTTTGATCGACAAAATACTTTTAAAATAGTAGATAAAAATGAGAAGCAGCATATGCTCCCGGGAATACTTCTTCTTCACAGGCGGCGGAAGAAGATTGTTCTTTGTATAATTGTTGATCATGGTCTTGGTAAGGATCTTATCCTCTTTATATCGCTTGGTAGAAGCGAGCTGTTCATCCATAAAAGTAGTGACTTGATCCATATAAAGATCAATATTCGGGATGTCACCCGGATGCACATATTGAAGATGGGAAAGTTCATTTAAAATGCTGTTAAGCATATCATTCATATCTATAGTCATGTTATCACCTCAATAGACTCATTATATAGTATTTAAAACTATATGGCAAGTAAAAACTCAGAATAATGCAGAGGAACAGTAACAGAATGATCTCGACGAAATTAAGAATAACATAGACTTGACAATCAAGAATGTATGTTCGATAATGGAAGATACAAATGATGGGTATGCAGAGGCATAATCAGTAGATAGGAGAGCAGTTTTATGAGTATTTATGATAAATTGAACGAACCCCAGAGAGAGGCGGTATATCATACAGATGGACCTCTGTTGATCCTGGCGGGTGCAGGTTCGGGAAAGACCCGGGTACTGACGCACAGGATCGCATATCTGATCGAAGAGCGGAATGTGAATCCGTGGAATATCCTGGCGATCACGTTTACGAACAAGGCAGCAGGAGAGATGAGAGAAAGGGTGGATTCCCTGGTGGGTTTTGGCTCGGAAAGCATCTGGGTAAGCACTTTTCATTCGATGTGTGTGCGGATTTTAAGAAGATTTATAGACCGGCTTGGTTATGATAACCGTTTTACGATCTACGATACAGACGACCAGAAGACTCTGATGAAAGAAGTCTGTAAAAAGGTCGCCATTGATACAAAGGTTTTTAAAGAGAGAAGCCTTATGTCGGCGATTTCTTCTGCCAAGAATGAACTGATCCTTCCGGATGAGTTTGAACTGAATGCAGGAGGAGATTTTGCAAAGCTGAAGATTGCAAAAGTATACCGTGAGTATGAGGCACAACTGAAGGCGAATAATGCACTGGATTTTGATGATCTGCTGGTGAAGACGGTTCAGCTTCTGCAGACGCAGCCGGATGTGCTGGAGAATTATCAGGAGCGGTTTCGCTATATTATGGTCGATGAGTATCAGGATACGAATACAGTGCAGTTCCAGCTTGTAAGACTGCTTGCCGGAAAGTATCGGAATCTGTGCGTGGTGGGAGATGATGACCAGTCGATCTACAAGTTTCGTGGAGCGAATATCCGCAATATTCTGGATTTTGAGCATGAATTTTCAGATGCCTGTGTCATAAAGCTGGAGCAGAATTACCGCTCCACGGGCAATATCCTGAATGCAGCGAACCGGGTGATCGCCAATAATAAAGGCAGGAAAGAAAAGACTTTATGGACTGCCAACGGGGAGGGAGAGCTGGTTCATTTAAGGCAGTTTGATACAGGATATGATGAGGCGGATTTTATTGCAGAAGATATAAAAAAGGAAGTAAGGGCAGGAGCATCATATAATGACCACGCGGTGCTTTACAGAACGAATGCACAGTCCCGTCTTTTGGAAGAAAAATTTGTTGCGATGAATGTCCCGTACAAGATTGTGGGCGGTGTCAACTTTTATGCCCGCCGGGAGATCAAGGATCTGCTTGCGTATTTAAAGACGATTGATAATGGAATGGATGATATTGCGGTACGAAGAATCATTAATGTGCCAAAAAGGGGCATTGGTCTGACTACGATCAACCGGATCCAGGAGTCTGCTGCAGAACGTGGGCTTGGATTTTATGAGACGCTGATGGCTCCCGAGTTGATCCCTGGAATCGGAAGAAGTGCAGCAAAGCTGGATTCTTTTGCAGCTCTGATCGAATATTTTAAAGGACTTACCGGACAGATGAGCATTACGGATCTGCTGCGGGAAGTGATCGAAAAGACGGGATATATGGAGAGTCTGGATTCCGAGGATAAAGAGGATGCACAGGCGAGAAAGGAAAATATTGATGAACTGATCAATAAGGCAGCCGCATACGAAGAGGCAGCAGAAGATAGAGATGAACCGGCTACATTGAGTGCTTTTCTGGAAGAAGTGGCGTTGGTTGCGGATATTGACAGTCTGGATGAAGAACAGGATTATGTTGTCCTTATGACACTGCACAGTGCCAAAGGGCTGGAGTTCCCTCATGTATATCTGGCAGGAATGGAAGATGGCTTGTTTCCAAGTTATATGACGATCACATCAGACGACAGAGATGATCTTGAAGAAGAAAGACGGCTTTGTTATGTGGGGATTACAAGAGCAGAGCAGGAGCTGACGCTTACCTGTGCAAGAAGAAGGATGGTCAGAGGCGAGACCCAGTATAATAAGATTTCACGTTTTATTAAGGAAATTCCGGCAGAACTTCTGGATACAGGAAGCCGCAGGATTGAACCAGAGACGGAAGTGCCGGTACAGCAGAATACATATGCACATGCAAGAGAAGCATTCCGGGCAAGGGCTTTCGGTGCGGCTTATAGCAACGGGGCAGGAAAAAGCAGCGGAGTTTCTTCGGGTAAGAGCAGCCAGGGACTGGCATCTCTTCAAAAAGGCAGCCAGCTTGCAGCAGGATCAGGTGGCAGTCCTGATTATGCAGAAGGAGACCGGGTGCGTCATGTGAAGTTTGGGGAGGGAACCGTTCTTGAGATTCGGTCCGGTGGCAGAGATTATGAAGTAACGGTGGATTTTGACAGTGCAGGAGTCAGGAAGATGTTTGCAAAGTTCGCAAAACTGGTAAAGATTTCATAGGTTTGTGGACTGTCAGCCGATCAGAAAAGATGATTATGATGTGAGAACCGGGACAGAGTTTTTAGGAAAAATCTCCGAAAGCGGTAGTAATAACAGAGCTTAAGTGTTATAATATACAAAAATCAGTCGTAACCTGTGAGAGGTTAGAAAGGATGTGCAGATATGAATAAAAAATTAGAGGATATGATCGCTGAATCAAAATTAAAAGAAATCCTGCATAAGAACGAGGCAGAGAAGCAGAAGAATGCGGTTGTATGGGTACTTGCAATTATTGGTGCGATTGCAGGAATCGCAGCCATTGCATATGCGGTATTCCGTTTTGTGACACCGGATTATCTGGAAGATTTTGAAGATGATTTTGATGACGATTTTGACGATTATTTCGATGAGGATGATCAGGTATAAGTTCAGGTATAAGTTCAAGATGGTAATAGCACAGTAAGAAGAATACAGACAGGATGTGACGGTTGGAGTACACCCTGTCTGTTTTGTTTGTTGGGAGGAAATAATGAAAAAAGGACAGATCTATGAAGGCATAATCGAGAGAGTGGATTTCCCGAATAAGGGAATGATTTATATTCCGGAGGAAGAAAAATATGTCACGGTGAAAAATGGTATCCCGGGTCAGAAAGTCCGCTTTATGATCAATAAATTTAAGCGGGGAAATGGAGAAGGAAGACTTCTGGAAGTGCTGGAAAAATCACCGCTGGAGACCAGGGAGCCGGTCTGTAGTATTTTCCCGGCCTGTGGTGGATGCATGTACCAGACTATGTCCTATGAAGAACAGGTAAAGATGAAAGAGGGACAGATCCATCGGATCATGGATCCTGTCGTAAAGGGCGATTATATTTTTGAGAGTGTAAAAGAAAGTCCAAAAGAGTTTCATTATCGTAATAAAATGGAGTTTTCTTTTGGAGATGAATATAAGGACGGTCCGCTTTCTCTCGGACTGCATAAAAAAGGAAGCACATATGATGTCCTGACAGCAGCAGACTGCCAACTGGTCCATCGGGATATGAATCAGATCCTTTCCTGTGTTCTTGCATATTTCAGGGAGTGGAATGTAAGCTATTATAAGAAAATGCAGCATACCGGATATCTGCGGCATTTACTTCTGAGACGGGGGGATACGACCGGAGAGATTCTGGTGAACCTTGTAACGACTACGCAGGAAGAGCATGACCTGACAGAATTAAAAGAACAGTTACTGGAGCTTCCTTTGGAAGGAAAGATCGTAGGAATCCTTCATATCCTGAATGATTCACTTTCAGATGTTGTAAAAAGTGATGAGACAAGAATCCTTTATGGTCAGGATTTCTTTTATGAAAAGCTGCTCGGACTGCAGTTTAAGATCACCCCGTTTTCTTTCTTCCAGCCAAATTCCAGGGGAGCAGAGGTATTGTATGAGACTGTCCGGGAATACATCGGAGATATTGAGAATAAGACAGTTTTTGATCTGTTCAGTGGAACCGGAACGATCGGTCAGGTGCTGGCTCCGGTTGCAAAGAAAGTGATTGGTGTGGAGATCATCGAGGAGGCAGTAGAAGCTGCAAAAGAAAATGCTCTCCGCAATGGACTTTCTAATTGTAAATTCATAGCAGGCGATGTATTTAAGGTGCTGGACGAGATCGAGGAGAAGCCGGATGTGATCGTCCTTGATCCGCCGAGAGATGGTATCCATCCGAAAGCACTGCCTAAAATTCTTGAGTATGGAGTGGACAGGATCGTTTATATTTCCTGCAAGATGACCAGTCTTGCACGGGATCTTGAGATGATGCAGATGGCGGGATACCGGGTGGAGAAGATGACGGCAGTCGATCAGTTCTGTGAGACCGTTCATGTAGAAAGTATTGTGCTTCTGTCCCACAAGTCACCAGATAGCAAGATTAATGTGAAAGTGGAATTTGGAGAAGATGATGATAAGATATCGTTGAATGCAATTGCGGAACGAGCGAAGAAATATCAGCCGAAACCGAAAATCACATATAAAATGATACAGGAGTATGTTGAGAAGAAATATGGATTCAAGGTACATACTGCATATATCGCAGAAGTAAAAAGGTCTCTGGGGCTGACCATGTATGATGCCTCTAATGCTGTGGAAGAATTGAACCAACCGAGAAAGCATCCACCGAAAGAGAAAGTGGAGGCAATAAAGGATGCTCTTAAATA
This region includes:
- a CDS encoding IS110 family transposase, which produces MHNKNYISVGIDVGSAFSFMTILAPDETVILKPFKITHNNKDSLERAVSEIKKAEELYSLESRTFLESTGIYHFPLFCYLVDCGFNASIINPIITHSTKNGNIRKVKNDKIDSKGIAKLGLSKDIPVSQFPAKLVLELRSLTRKYYDLTDERSAHINKLKGDLHTVFPQYLDVFCDVTGKTSTMILRQYGTPDKILRGHKKTMIEKISKASRKGLAKASERYEKLCAAANAAKTFGCQIDSIYFNIFLTLDLVEKLDSALDSILNRIRQLITFNKNEKFIQQIKLLNTIPGVGFLTAVTIMCEIGDFSAFRNPKQLFAYFGLDPEVNESGKFVGTQLHMSKRGSRIARRAIFAVALASIRTKRNGEGINPYLRKYYELKSGQKPKMVAIGAVMHKVCNIVFAVLRDEKAFELRSPEEHCKQYQRPALAAA
- a CDS encoding YerC/YecD family TrpR-related protein, whose protein sequence is MSKKIRTEAVDYLFNAILSLENKEECYTFFEDICTINELLSLSQRFEVARMLREQKTYLEIAEKTGASTATISRVNRSLNYGNDGYDMVFERIGLTEKEEDSSTAEE
- a CDS encoding DUF1836 domain-containing protein; its protein translation is MTIDMNDMLNSILNELSHLQYVHPGDIPNIDLYMDQVTTFMDEQLASTKRYKEDKILTKTMINNYTKNNLLPPPVKKKYSREHMLLLIFIYYFKSILSIKDIETVLKPLTEKYFSGNDTMELSSIYEELCHMEKERLDSLKDSVSSAYDKAGEAFDQLPDGEDRDTLQKFAFICNLSFDVYLKKMMIERIIDDIAAPSSKNKKD
- the pcrA gene encoding DNA helicase PcrA, whose product is MSIYDKLNEPQREAVYHTDGPLLILAGAGSGKTRVLTHRIAYLIEERNVNPWNILAITFTNKAAGEMRERVDSLVGFGSESIWVSTFHSMCVRILRRFIDRLGYDNRFTIYDTDDQKTLMKEVCKKVAIDTKVFKERSLMSAISSAKNELILPDEFELNAGGDFAKLKIAKVYREYEAQLKANNALDFDDLLVKTVQLLQTQPDVLENYQERFRYIMVDEYQDTNTVQFQLVRLLAGKYRNLCVVGDDDQSIYKFRGANIRNILDFEHEFSDACVIKLEQNYRSTGNILNAANRVIANNKGRKEKTLWTANGEGELVHLRQFDTGYDEADFIAEDIKKEVRAGASYNDHAVLYRTNAQSRLLEEKFVAMNVPYKIVGGVNFYARREIKDLLAYLKTIDNGMDDIAVRRIINVPKRGIGLTTINRIQESAAERGLGFYETLMAPELIPGIGRSAAKLDSFAALIEYFKGLTGQMSITDLLREVIEKTGYMESLDSEDKEDAQARKENIDELINKAAAYEEAAEDRDEPATLSAFLEEVALVADIDSLDEEQDYVVLMTLHSAKGLEFPHVYLAGMEDGLFPSYMTITSDDRDDLEEERRLCYVGITRAEQELTLTCARRRMVRGETQYNKISRFIKEIPAELLDTGSRRIEPETEVPVQQNTYAHAREAFRARAFGAAYSNGAGKSSGVSSGKSSQGLASLQKGSQLAAGSGGSPDYAEGDRVRHVKFGEGTVLEIRSGGRDYEVTVDFDSAGVRKMFAKFAKLVKIS
- the rlmD gene encoding 23S rRNA (uracil(1939)-C(5))-methyltransferase RlmD, which encodes MKKGQIYEGIIERVDFPNKGMIYIPEEEKYVTVKNGIPGQKVRFMINKFKRGNGEGRLLEVLEKSPLETREPVCSIFPACGGCMYQTMSYEEQVKMKEGQIHRIMDPVVKGDYIFESVKESPKEFHYRNKMEFSFGDEYKDGPLSLGLHKKGSTYDVLTAADCQLVHRDMNQILSCVLAYFREWNVSYYKKMQHTGYLRHLLLRRGDTTGEILVNLVTTTQEEHDLTELKEQLLELPLEGKIVGILHILNDSLSDVVKSDETRILYGQDFFYEKLLGLQFKITPFSFFQPNSRGAEVLYETVREYIGDIENKTVFDLFSGTGTIGQVLAPVAKKVIGVEIIEEAVEAAKENALRNGLSNCKFIAGDVFKVLDEIEEKPDVIVLDPPRDGIHPKALPKILEYGVDRIVYISCKMTSLARDLEMMQMAGYRVEKMTAVDQFCETVHVESIVLLSHKSPDSKINVKVEFGEDDDKISLNAIAERAKKYQPKPKITYKMIQEYVEKKYGFKVHTAYIAEVKRSLGLTMYDASNAVEELNQPRKHPPKEKVEAIKDALKYFEVI